One window from the genome of Thermococcus siculi encodes:
- a CDS encoding PHP domain-containing protein gives MLEFPHDAHTHTVYSDGTGAIADNIAAAEERGLGVLAITDHSHYLGPRSINRYVRDVRRWAEDSEVTVLAGIEGNITVNGVDVPEFMVKKLDFVIASVHEWLETPEEYLGLVKIALMDGNVDVIGHFGANFPYIGFPGREELEEILELAEANGKAFEISSRYKVPDRDFIAECIKRGIKLTFASDAHFPAGVGRVSWSEKVFLKAGGRKEDLLFAELL, from the coding sequence ATGCTTGAGTTTCCCCATGATGCTCACACCCACACCGTCTATTCGGACGGCACTGGCGCGATAGCGGACAACATAGCGGCCGCCGAGGAGAGGGGTCTTGGAGTCCTGGCGATAACAGACCACAGCCACTACCTGGGGCCGAGGAGCATAAACCGCTACGTCCGCGATGTAAGGCGCTGGGCGGAGGACTCGGAAGTGACCGTCCTAGCTGGGATCGAGGGCAATATCACCGTGAACGGCGTCGACGTTCCCGAGTTCATGGTCAAAAAGCTCGACTTCGTGATAGCCAGCGTCCACGAGTGGCTTGAAACGCCGGAGGAATACCTGGGGCTGGTCAAAATCGCCCTGATGGACGGGAACGTTGATGTCATCGGTCACTTCGGGGCCAACTTCCCGTACATAGGGTTCCCGGGGAGGGAAGAGCTTGAGGAGATTTTGGAACTGGCGGAAGCGAACGGAAAGGCCTTCGAGATAAGCTCCCGCTACAAGGTTCCCGATCGGGATTTCATCGCGGAGTGCATAAAGCGGGGCATAAAGCTCACCTTCGCGAGCGATGCTCACTTTCCTGCGGGGGTTGGAAGGGTCTCCTGGAGCGAGAAGGTCTTTCTGAAAGCCGGGGGAAGGAAGGAGGACCTCCTGTTCGCGGAGCTTTTGTGA
- the meaB gene encoding methylmalonyl Co-A mutase-associated GTPase MeaB, whose protein sequence is MIDDLIDRMLRGDKRATARLITLVENDEEKAREIISKIYPHTGNAYIVGITGPPGAGKSTLLDKLIRVAREEGKIVGVIAIDPTSPFTGGALLGDRIRMQRHSTDPGVFIRSMATRGSLGGLAKATSDAIKVLDAYGCDVIFVETVGVGQIEIDIVKTADTVVLVTVPGLGDDIQAIKAGLMEIADVFVINKADKEGADATYFELNLMLDLEKERWEKRGWRPPIVETVATTMRGIRDLWKAINDHRKSLEESGRLAEKRKFRAEEEVKTIVSGRIARIVEERLDDEEVSSLIEGVVKREIDPYSAADTVLEKALGVRV, encoded by the coding sequence ATGATAGACGACCTCATCGATAGAATGCTCAGGGGCGACAAACGCGCCACCGCGAGGCTCATAACCCTCGTGGAGAACGACGAGGAGAAGGCCCGGGAGATAATCTCTAAAATCTATCCCCACACCGGCAACGCCTACATCGTCGGCATAACCGGTCCGCCGGGCGCGGGAAAATCGACGCTTCTCGACAAGCTCATCAGGGTCGCGAGGGAGGAGGGTAAAATCGTCGGGGTTATAGCGATAGACCCGACGTCCCCCTTCACCGGCGGCGCGCTCCTCGGCGACAGGATAAGGATGCAGCGTCATTCGACCGATCCCGGCGTTTTCATAAGGAGCATGGCCACCCGCGGCTCCCTCGGTGGTCTGGCAAAGGCCACGAGCGATGCCATAAAGGTTCTCGATGCGTACGGCTGCGACGTCATCTTCGTTGAAACCGTCGGAGTTGGGCAAATCGAGATAGACATCGTGAAGACCGCCGATACGGTCGTTCTCGTAACCGTTCCCGGTCTGGGCGACGACATACAGGCCATAAAGGCCGGCCTCATGGAGATAGCGGATGTTTTTGTTATCAACAAGGCTGACAAGGAAGGGGCGGATGCGACCTACTTCGAGCTGAACCTCATGCTCGACCTCGAAAAAGAGCGCTGGGAGAAGAGGGGATGGAGGCCGCCGATAGTCGAAACCGTTGCGACGACGATGAGGGGTATACGCGACCTATGGAAGGCCATAAACGACCATCGAAAGTCCCTTGAGGAAAGCGGAAGGCTGGCCGAGAAGAGGAAGTTCCGCGCCGAGGAGGAGGTCAAGACAATCGTGTCGGGAAGGATAGCCCGTATCGTTGAGGAGAGGCTCGACGACGAGGAGGTTTCGTCTTTGATAGAGGGGGTCGTCAAACGGGAGATAGATCCCTACTCTGCCGCTGATACCGTTCTTGAAAAAGCCCTGGGGGTGAGGGTATGA
- a CDS encoding PadR family transcriptional regulator has product MERPHFKGHLKLLILKMLAEKPMHGYGIMAELERTYGIPHPSPGTVYPILASLKRGGLIETVGEGKREKRLYKATDKGREYLTEHADELREIEELMERFREFSRLGGRELGLVLREVFNSLDSLTDGQKKALAGEFSDFTKRVRLILLGELGDGGDE; this is encoded by the coding sequence ATGGAACGTCCGCACTTCAAGGGGCACCTCAAGCTTCTCATTCTCAAAATGCTCGCCGAGAAGCCCATGCACGGCTACGGGATAATGGCCGAACTCGAGAGGACATACGGGATTCCACACCCCAGTCCGGGGACGGTATACCCGATACTGGCATCCCTTAAGAGGGGGGGCCTCATCGAGACCGTCGGAGAGGGAAAGAGGGAGAAACGCCTGTACAAAGCAACCGATAAGGGGAGAGAATACCTCACGGAGCACGCCGACGAACTGAGGGAGATAGAGGAACTCATGGAGCGTTTTAGAGAGTTCTCGAGGCTCGGGGGCAGGGAACTCGGACTCGTCCTCAGGGAGGTTTTCAACTCCCTGGATTCGCTCACCGATGGCCAGAAGAAAGCCCTCGCGGGGGAGTTCTCTGACTTCACGAAGAGGGTGAGGCTCATTCTACTCGGGGAGCTGGGGGATGGCGGAGATGAGTGA
- a CDS encoding ATP-binding cassette domain-containing protein — translation MSEHAIEVENLVKRYGDFEAVKGISFRVKKGEIFAFLGPNGAGKTTTVHVLTTLLKPSSGRAIVAGHDVVNEPDAVRRKIGIVFQDPSVDSELTAYENMYIHGRIYGLGGNDLKEKIERLLKFVELWEFRDKQVKTFSGGMQRRLEIARSLLHEPEILFLDEPTIGLDPQTRAHIWDYIRAMKEEHDMTVFLTTHYMDEAEQLADRIAIMDHGKIIAEGTPEELKRLVGNDVVYLRLEAPEDVKCLNAEFIRGCRLLPDGRVRLDVENATEALPRVFELASRSGIKILEATYHRPTLNDVFLHLTGREIRDEADERGAMKAKMKQRMRFGRR, via the coding sequence ATGAGTGAGCACGCAATCGAGGTCGAAAACCTGGTCAAGAGGTACGGCGACTTCGAGGCCGTCAAGGGCATCTCTTTCAGGGTCAAAAAGGGCGAGATATTCGCGTTCCTCGGCCCTAACGGCGCGGGCAAAACCACGACCGTCCACGTCCTGACAACGCTTCTAAAACCCAGCTCCGGACGGGCCATCGTTGCCGGACACGACGTTGTGAACGAACCGGACGCCGTAAGGAGGAAGATAGGCATAGTCTTTCAGGATCCAAGCGTTGACAGCGAGCTGACGGCCTACGAGAACATGTACATCCACGGCAGGATATACGGGCTGGGCGGAAACGATCTGAAGGAAAAGATAGAGCGCCTCCTCAAGTTCGTCGAGCTGTGGGAGTTCAGGGATAAGCAGGTCAAGACCTTCAGCGGTGGCATGCAGAGAAGGCTGGAGATAGCGCGCTCGCTTCTCCATGAGCCTGAAATCCTCTTCCTTGACGAGCCGACCATAGGCCTCGACCCGCAGACGAGGGCCCACATCTGGGACTACATCCGTGCAATGAAGGAGGAGCACGATATGACCGTCTTCCTCACCACCCATTACATGGATGAGGCGGAACAGCTCGCCGACAGGATAGCCATAATGGATCACGGGAAGATTATCGCAGAGGGGACTCCCGAGGAGCTTAAGCGGCTCGTTGGCAACGACGTGGTCTACCTCCGGCTCGAGGCCCCGGAGGACGTCAAGTGCCTCAACGCCGAGTTCATCAGGGGGTGCAGGCTGCTCCCCGATGGTAGGGTGAGACTCGACGTTGAGAACGCCACAGAGGCCCTTCCTCGCGTCTTTGAACTCGCATCCAGGTCGGGCATCAAAATCCTTGAGGCCACTTACCACCGGCCCACGCTTAACGATGTCTTCCTCCACCTGACGGGCAGGGAGATAAGGGACGAGGCGGACGAGAGGGGAGCGATGAAGGCAAAGATGAAGCAGAGGATGCGCTTTGGAAGGAGGTGA
- a CDS encoding phosphoglycerate kinase yields the protein MFRLTEFNFHGKTVFLRADLNSPIKDGRIISDARFRGVLPTIIYLLEHGAKLVIGTHQSKPYKGDYTTTEEHAEILSKLLGQEVEYVEDIFGKYAREKIKGLKPGEALMLENLRFAAEEVKYKPMEECERTFFVRKLAPLIDYVVNDAFAAAHRSQPSLVGFARLKPMIMGFLMEKEVDALTRAYGTEEKPRVYVLGGAKVDDSLRVAENVLRNGRAELILTGGLVGHVFTLAKGFHLGDANLEFMERKGLLELVDWAERILDEFYPHVRTPVDFAVDYRGQRVEVDLLSDEKRLFDEHPILDIGSRTVEKYREVLMKARIIVANGPMGVFEREEFALGTVGVFRAIGESPAFSVVGGGHSIASIYQHNITGISHVSTGGGAMLSFFAGEKLPVLEAFRVSYERFKESIRG from the coding sequence ATGTTCAGGCTCACCGAGTTCAACTTTCACGGCAAAACCGTGTTTCTGAGGGCTGACCTGAACTCACCGATCAAGGACGGGAGGATAATCAGCGACGCACGCTTTAGGGGGGTTCTCCCAACGATCATATACCTCCTCGAGCACGGGGCAAAGCTCGTCATAGGAACCCATCAGAGCAAGCCCTACAAGGGCGACTACACGACCACGGAGGAGCACGCGGAGATACTGAGCAAACTCCTCGGTCAGGAGGTGGAGTACGTTGAGGACATCTTCGGAAAGTATGCCCGCGAGAAGATAAAGGGGCTGAAGCCCGGGGAGGCCCTGATGCTCGAAAACCTCCGCTTTGCGGCTGAGGAGGTAAAATACAAACCGATGGAGGAGTGCGAAAGGACGTTCTTCGTGAGAAAACTTGCCCCGCTCATTGATTACGTCGTGAACGATGCCTTCGCGGCGGCGCACAGAAGCCAGCCCTCACTGGTCGGCTTCGCCCGGCTGAAACCGATGATAATGGGCTTCCTCATGGAGAAGGAAGTCGACGCCCTAACCAGGGCCTACGGGACCGAGGAGAAACCAAGGGTTTACGTCCTCGGTGGGGCCAAGGTTGACGACTCTCTCCGCGTCGCGGAGAACGTCCTTAGGAACGGAAGGGCAGAGTTGATACTAACCGGCGGCCTCGTCGGCCACGTCTTCACCCTCGCCAAGGGCTTCCACCTCGGTGATGCAAACCTTGAATTCATGGAGAGGAAGGGTCTCCTCGAACTCGTGGACTGGGCGGAGAGGATTCTCGACGAGTTCTACCCCCACGTGAGAACCCCGGTCGACTTCGCCGTGGATTACAGGGGGCAGCGCGTCGAGGTGGATCTGCTAAGCGACGAGAAGAGGCTCTTCGACGAGCATCCGATACTGGACATAGGGTCGAGGACCGTTGAGAAGTACCGCGAGGTACTCATGAAAGCGAGGATCATAGTCGCCAACGGGCCGATGGGAGTCTTTGAGAGGGAGGAGTTTGCCCTTGGAACCGTCGGTGTTTTCAGGGCAATAGGCGAGAGTCCAGCTTTCAGCGTCGTGGGCGGGGGGCACAGCATAGCGAGCATTTACCAGCACAACATAACAGGGATAAGCCATGTTTCGACCGGCGGCGGCGCGATGCTGAGCTTCTTCGCCGGGGAGAAGCTTCCTGTTCTTGAGGCTTTCAGGGTAAGCTACGAGAGGTTCAAAGAGAGTATCAGAGGGTGA
- a CDS encoding ABC transporter permease, producing MRVFTTMVYRELKRFSHSRARVIGSIINPLIWLIFFGKGWAGVFDNPMAAPIFGGVDYMTYLVPGIVAMTIFNMSFMQGITIIWDKQFGFLKEILVAPASRTEAILGRITGGAIMALIQGVIILALSFALADLNLSGVLPALGMGFIVGIAIAGMGVAIALRMTSMEGFQMVIMMIMLPMTFLSGAFYPIKTMPEWMQWLARINPLTYAVDGSRYYLAGVAPTFAITTDWLVLTALAAILAGIAAIEFRKATIE from the coding sequence GTGAGGGTATTTACTACGATGGTCTACCGGGAACTGAAGAGATTCTCCCACTCGCGCGCGAGGGTCATAGGGAGCATAATCAACCCGCTCATCTGGCTCATCTTCTTCGGAAAGGGCTGGGCCGGGGTCTTCGACAACCCAATGGCGGCTCCGATTTTCGGCGGCGTCGACTACATGACCTACCTCGTGCCTGGAATCGTGGCGATGACAATCTTCAACATGAGCTTCATGCAGGGGATAACGATAATCTGGGACAAGCAGTTCGGCTTCCTTAAGGAGATTCTCGTCGCCCCCGCCAGCAGGACGGAGGCGATACTCGGGAGGATAACCGGCGGCGCCATAATGGCCCTGATACAGGGCGTCATAATCCTGGCTCTAAGCTTCGCCCTCGCTGATCTGAATCTCTCAGGGGTTCTGCCCGCACTGGGCATGGGCTTCATCGTTGGCATAGCGATAGCCGGGATGGGCGTTGCCATAGCGCTGAGGATGACGAGCATGGAGGGCTTCCAGATGGTCATCATGATGATAATGCTCCCCATGACCTTCCTGAGCGGGGCCTTCTACCCGATAAAGACGATGCCCGAGTGGATGCAGTGGCTGGCGAGGATAAACCCGCTCACCTACGCGGTCGACGGCTCTCGCTACTACCTGGCCGGCGTTGCCCCCACCTTCGCCATAACCACCGACTGGCTGGTGCTCACGGCGCTGGCGGCGATCTTGGCTGGGATTGCTGCCATCGAGTTCAGGAAGGCAACGATAGAGTGA
- a CDS encoding cobalamin B12-binding domain-containing protein, whose protein sequence is MVERSKVRVLVAKPGLDGHDRGAKVVARALRDAGFEVIYTGIRQTPEQIVESVVQEDVDVLGISILSGAHMVLIPKILKLLEERGLRVNEDVLVIAGGIIPPDDAEQLEKMGVAKVFGPGSPIEGIIAFIDENVPKLKKFRES, encoded by the coding sequence ATGGTCGAGCGCTCCAAGGTTAGGGTTCTCGTTGCAAAGCCGGGACTTGACGGTCACGACAGAGGCGCTAAAGTCGTCGCAAGGGCCCTTCGCGACGCGGGTTTTGAGGTCATTTACACGGGCATAAGGCAGACCCCCGAGCAGATAGTCGAGAGCGTCGTTCAGGAGGACGTCGATGTCCTTGGAATAAGCATACTCTCAGGCGCGCACATGGTTCTGATACCCAAGATACTCAAGCTCCTCGAGGAGAGGGGCCTCAGGGTCAACGAGGACGTTCTCGTCATAGCCGGTGGCATTATCCCGCCCGACGATGCCGAGCAGCTGGAGAAGATGGGCGTTGCCAAGGTCTTCGGCCCCGGAAGCCCGATCGAGGGCATAATCGCGTTCATCGACGAGAACGTGCCGAAGCTGAAGAAGTTCAGGGAGAGCTGA
- a CDS encoding segregation and condensation protein A yields MESRREEEITPVDILLQLVTMGKVDPWNIDIVDLTEKYIERLREMKELDLRVSARAILAASILVRMKSEALLHADDEEEEEKHEERLHVDVEPLAPPLRRVERYYTFDDLLDALMDALEEAEKRKPRKKKKVEIEEEVFVVDDFRVDIEKHVYRLHEIVVEMYRESKQPIKFWDLIFDPSPKIVARTFLYLLFLSNMGKVDLIQEEPFGEILVVPVEENA; encoded by the coding sequence ATGGAATCGCGCCGTGAGGAGGAGATAACCCCCGTTGACATACTGCTTCAGCTCGTCACCATGGGCAAGGTCGACCCCTGGAACATCGACATAGTCGACCTCACGGAGAAGTACATCGAGCGTTTAAGGGAAATGAAGGAGCTTGACCTTCGCGTCTCGGCGAGGGCAATTTTAGCGGCATCGATCCTCGTCAGGATGAAGAGCGAGGCACTGCTCCACGCCGACGACGAGGAAGAGGAGGAAAAACATGAGGAAAGGCTCCACGTTGACGTCGAGCCATTAGCTCCTCCGCTCCGCAGGGTGGAGCGCTACTACACCTTCGACGACCTCCTGGATGCCCTCATGGACGCCCTTGAAGAGGCGGAGAAGAGGAAGCCGAGGAAGAAAAAGAAGGTCGAGATAGAGGAGGAAGTCTTCGTCGTCGACGACTTCAGGGTGGACATAGAGAAGCACGTCTACAGGCTCCACGAGATAGTGGTTGAGATGTACAGGGAGAGCAAGCAGCCCATAAAGTTCTGGGACTTAATATTTGACCCCAGTCCCAAGATAGTCGCCAGGACCTTCCTCTACCTCCTGTTCCTCTCCAACATGGGGAAGGTCGACCTTATCCAGGAGGAGCCCTTCGGGGAGATACTCGTCGTCCCCGTCGAGGAGAACGCTTAG
- a CDS encoding DUF835 domain-containing protein, with the protein MLLRTRPGYDGSRVVDYRRLEDILRKNRHRKKIVITRRAPSELNGHNVNHIWVTKVPHPNAVPPTRLHVIEQMVWEQIQRENTDVILDAIEYLMIENGVEPTLRFVGKLRDMTVMSDLDFYVTVSDGLDRRIINILRRIVE; encoded by the coding sequence ATGTTGTTAAGGACTCGACCCGGATACGATGGGTCGCGGGTGGTTGATTACAGACGCCTGGAGGACATTCTCAGGAAGAACCGTCACCGTAAAAAGATCGTGATAACAAGGCGAGCTCCTTCTGAACTCAACGGTCACAACGTCAATCACATCTGGGTCACGAAGGTACCGCATCCCAACGCGGTGCCCCCCACCAGACTGCACGTCATTGAACAGATGGTGTGGGAGCAGATTCAAAGGGAGAACACGGATGTTATTCTCGACGCTATTGAGTACCTCATGATAGAGAACGGTGTTGAGCCAACGCTCAGATTCGTCGGGAAACTCAGGGATATGACGGTTATGAGCGATCTGGACTTCTACGTTACGGTTAGCGACGGCCTCGATAGGAGGATCATCAACATCCTCCGCAGGATCGTCGAATGA
- the smc gene encoding chromosome segregation protein SMC: protein MPYIEKIEMKGFKSYGNRKVVVPLSKGFTAIVGANGSGKSNIGDAVLFVLGGLSAKAMRATRISDLIFAGTKTEPAAKYAEVAMYFNNEDRGFPVDEDEVVIKRRVYPDGRSTYWLNGKRTSRSDILDVLSAAMISPEGYNLVLQGDITKFIKMSPTERRLLIDEISGIAEYDAKKEKALKELKQAEENLARVDLLIREVKAQLDKLEKERNDALRYLDLKDRVEKAKVTLLLGEIRKLQSLIEESNLRDKEIEAEIAAMEARLKDIAKEIVSREKELNAIEKELEEKSEDGILEVTRKISEVQSRIEMAKKNIELAHKEIEDSQRRLAKAKEELKKVSEEIEKSKNAINRWSKRREKLKAEIKEKEVVKNELVIKLGEIDRDFAVAKEEFDKVVNELEEAKKNLYMKESDIKKFEEEIERAKAKIAQNNAKRVAMKSKIEEAKKSLESKRSELGEIEGKMSRAEARLKKAEKELEEKTKALRKVEGELARAREELIKAEAQREVRGNRAVEFLKKQNIPGLYGTLGELITVADEKYALAVEVALGGNYDNVVVEDDRVAERAIKLLKEKKLGRLTFLPLNKIKPRSMREKPSLGIPALDVVQYDPRFKNAVAYALGDTLIVEDMDEARTVGIGKVRMVTLGGELLERSGAITGGHYRPRGKLGINVDEIRKKVERLEREKEGLESAVNALKLEIKGLENELFNLRMKKSELSKDLQVVQKEMERLLAEDRNLSEEIEENEKLIEALEKRIHETKGEMAKLRGRIERLEKKREKLKKALENPEAREINQRIREVEHEISKLREELGKVESKLEGLEVRINEELLPRKADLEEEIESLINRINALRANIEENERSIKEFEAELEELRKAEENVKDELKELRERRERIKNEIIDLRSEKDELSSKLQELRIEANTLKIKLAQYEATLKERQDELKHYDSKLIKSIKEVPLELDALREQIEKMEEEIRSLEPVNMKAIEDFEVVERRYLELKSKREQVVAEKESIEEFIEEIEGQKRNVFMQTLNEIAKNFSELFAKLSPGGSARLILENPEDPFAGGLEIEAKPAGKDVKRIEAMSGGEKALTALAFVFAIQRYKPAPFYLFDEIDAHLDDANVKRVADLIKEASKDSQFIVVTLRDVMMANADKIIGVSMRNGVSRVVALSLEKAMKILEEARKRSEAEHAEMFGHLSG from the coding sequence ATGCCGTACATTGAGAAGATTGAAATGAAGGGCTTCAAATCTTACGGTAACAGAAAAGTTGTTGTCCCGCTTTCTAAGGGGTTCACTGCTATCGTCGGTGCCAACGGTTCAGGGAAAAGTAACATCGGTGACGCGGTTCTCTTCGTTCTCGGAGGTCTCTCGGCGAAGGCTATGCGTGCGACCAGGATAAGCGACCTCATATTCGCGGGCACAAAGACGGAGCCGGCTGCGAAGTACGCCGAGGTCGCCATGTACTTCAACAACGAAGACAGGGGATTTCCGGTAGACGAGGATGAAGTCGTCATCAAGAGGCGCGTTTACCCAGACGGCAGAAGCACCTACTGGCTCAACGGAAAGAGAACCAGCAGGAGCGACATCCTCGACGTCCTGAGCGCGGCAATGATATCCCCCGAGGGCTACAACCTCGTCCTCCAAGGAGACATCACGAAGTTCATCAAGATGAGTCCCACCGAGAGGAGGCTCCTCATCGACGAGATTTCAGGCATTGCCGAGTACGACGCCAAGAAGGAGAAGGCCCTGAAGGAGCTAAAGCAGGCGGAGGAGAACCTCGCCAGGGTTGACCTTCTAATACGCGAGGTCAAGGCCCAGCTGGACAAGCTGGAAAAGGAGCGCAACGATGCTTTGAGATACCTCGACCTCAAGGACCGCGTCGAGAAGGCCAAGGTCACCCTCCTCCTGGGCGAGATAAGGAAGCTCCAGAGCCTCATAGAGGAGAGCAACCTCCGTGACAAAGAGATAGAGGCCGAGATAGCGGCGATGGAAGCGAGGCTCAAGGACATCGCCAAGGAGATAGTCTCCAGGGAGAAGGAGCTGAACGCCATAGAGAAGGAGCTGGAGGAGAAGAGCGAGGACGGCATCCTTGAAGTCACGAGGAAGATAAGCGAGGTTCAGTCCAGGATAGAGATGGCCAAGAAGAACATCGAGCTTGCCCACAAGGAGATAGAGGACAGTCAGAGGAGGCTCGCCAAGGCCAAGGAGGAGCTGAAGAAGGTATCCGAGGAGATAGAGAAGAGCAAAAACGCGATAAACCGCTGGAGCAAGAGGCGCGAGAAGCTCAAGGCCGAGATCAAGGAGAAGGAGGTCGTCAAGAACGAGCTGGTGATCAAGCTCGGCGAGATAGACAGGGACTTTGCAGTAGCCAAGGAGGAGTTCGACAAGGTGGTCAACGAGCTTGAGGAGGCAAAGAAGAACCTCTACATGAAGGAGAGTGACATCAAGAAGTTCGAGGAGGAGATAGAGCGCGCGAAGGCAAAGATAGCCCAGAACAACGCAAAGAGGGTTGCCATGAAGTCCAAGATAGAAGAGGCCAAGAAGTCCCTTGAATCGAAGCGCTCGGAACTGGGTGAGATAGAGGGCAAGATGTCCAGGGCCGAGGCCCGCCTCAAGAAGGCAGAGAAGGAGCTGGAGGAGAAGACGAAGGCCCTCAGGAAGGTTGAGGGCGAGCTGGCCAGGGCAAGGGAGGAGCTGATAAAGGCCGAGGCCCAGCGCGAGGTTCGCGGAAACCGCGCCGTGGAGTTCCTCAAGAAGCAGAACATACCCGGTCTCTACGGCACCCTCGGCGAGCTGATAACCGTCGCCGACGAGAAGTACGCTCTGGCCGTTGAGGTTGCCCTCGGCGGCAACTATGACAACGTTGTTGTTGAAGACGACCGCGTCGCGGAGAGGGCGATAAAGCTCCTAAAGGAGAAGAAGCTCGGAAGGCTGACCTTCCTGCCGCTCAACAAGATAAAGCCGCGCTCCATGAGGGAAAAGCCGTCCCTCGGAATCCCTGCCCTTGACGTAGTCCAGTACGACCCCCGCTTTAAGAACGCCGTTGCCTACGCCCTCGGGGACACCCTCATAGTCGAGGACATGGACGAGGCAAGGACGGTTGGAATCGGGAAGGTCAGGATGGTCACCCTCGGCGGCGAACTCCTCGAGCGGAGCGGTGCCATAACCGGCGGTCACTACCGCCCGCGCGGGAAGCTCGGCATAAACGTCGACGAGATAAGAAAGAAGGTTGAAAGGCTAGAACGCGAGAAGGAAGGCCTTGAATCGGCCGTCAACGCGCTCAAGCTCGAAATCAAAGGTCTGGAGAACGAGCTCTTCAACCTGCGCATGAAGAAGAGCGAGCTGAGTAAGGATCTTCAGGTCGTTCAGAAAGAGATGGAGAGGCTCCTGGCGGAGGATAGAAATCTCTCGGAGGAGATCGAGGAGAACGAGAAGCTCATAGAGGCACTCGAGAAGAGAATCCACGAGACGAAGGGCGAGATGGCGAAACTCCGCGGTAGGATCGAGAGGCTGGAGAAGAAGCGCGAGAAGCTCAAGAAGGCCTTGGAGAACCCCGAGGCCAGGGAGATCAACCAGCGCATAAGGGAGGTCGAGCACGAGATAAGCAAACTCAGGGAGGAACTTGGAAAGGTGGAGAGCAAGCTCGAAGGACTTGAGGTCAGAATAAACGAGGAACTCCTTCCGAGGAAGGCCGACCTTGAGGAGGAGATAGAGAGCCTCATCAACAGGATAAACGCCCTCAGGGCCAACATCGAGGAGAACGAGAGGTCAATAAAGGAGTTTGAGGCGGAACTTGAGGAACTCAGAAAGGCCGAGGAGAACGTCAAGGACGAACTCAAGGAGCTGCGCGAGAGGCGCGAGAGGATAAAGAACGAGATAATAGACCTCCGCTCGGAGAAGGACGAACTCAGCTCGAAACTTCAGGAGCTTCGTATAGAGGCCAACACCCTCAAGATAAAGCTCGCCCAGTACGAGGCGACGCTGAAGGAGAGGCAGGACGAACTGAAGCACTACGATTCCAAGCTCATCAAGAGCATCAAGGAGGTCCCGCTCGAACTCGATGCCCTCAGAGAGCAGATAGAGAAGATGGAGGAGGAGATACGCTCCCTCGAACCTGTGAACATGAAGGCCATAGAGGACTTCGAGGTGGTCGAGAGGCGTTACCTCGAGCTCAAGAGCAAGCGCGAACAGGTTGTCGCCGAGAAGGAGAGCATTGAAGAGTTCATCGAGGAGATAGAGGGTCAAAAGAGGAACGTCTTCATGCAGACCCTCAACGAGATAGCCAAGAACTTCTCAGAGCTATTCGCCAAGCTCTCCCCAGGAGGAAGCGCCAGGCTCATCCTCGAGAACCCGGAGGACCCATTCGCGGGCGGCCTTGAGATAGAGGCGAAGCCGGCAGGAAAGGACGTTAAGAGGATAGAGGCCATGAGCGGTGGTGAGAAAGCACTAACTGCTCTTGCCTTCGTCTTCGCGATACAGCGCTACAAACCGGCGCCGTTCTACCTCTTCGACGAGATCGACGCCCACCTCGACGACGCCAACGTCAAGCGCGTTGCAGACCTCATCAAGGAGGCCTCCAAGGACAGCCAGTTCATCGTCGTTACCCTGAGGGACGTCATGATGGCAAACGCGGACAAGATAATAGGCGTCAGTATGAGGAACGGCGTGAGCAGGGTCGTCGCCCTCAGCCTCGAGAAGGCAATGAAGATCCTTGAGGAGGCCAGGAAGAGGAGCGAGGCCGAGCACGCCGAGATGTTCGGGCATTTGAGCGGGTGA
- the mce gene encoding methylmalonyl-CoA epimerase produces the protein MIRKIDHVGIAVKNLEEAMKVWEGLGLKVEEIEEVPDQKVRTAIIHVGESRIELLEPTADDSPIAKFIAKRGEGIHHIALGVDNIEEHLEKLKEEGYRLIDEQPRIGAGGAKIAFIHPKAVTGVLLELCERKEE, from the coding sequence ATGATAAGGAAGATAGACCACGTTGGCATTGCCGTTAAGAACCTTGAGGAGGCCATGAAGGTCTGGGAGGGCCTCGGCCTCAAGGTTGAGGAGATAGAGGAAGTTCCTGACCAGAAGGTCAGGACCGCGATAATCCACGTCGGGGAGAGCAGGATAGAGCTTCTGGAGCCGACCGCCGACGACTCACCGATAGCCAAGTTCATAGCCAAGCGTGGTGAGGGCATACACCACATAGCCCTCGGAGTGGACAACATTGAGGAGCACCTTGAGAAGCTCAAGGAAGAGGGGTACAGGCTGATCGATGAACAACCCAGAATTGGGGCCGGAGGTGCGAAAATCGCATTCATCCACCCCAAAGCAGTAACCGGCGTTCTGCTCGAACTTTGCGAAAGGAAGGAAGAGTAA